The region AGCCAAGCTTGGCGTAACACCCGAATACAAGCTCGTGCGCTCATTTGGACCCGATCACAAAAAGGAATTTGAGATCGCGCTTTTGCTAAAAGATGTTGAAATTTCTCGAGCTATCGGCAAAAGTAAAAAAGAAGCCCAACAGCTTGCGGCAAAAACGGCGATAGAAAAGATCAAGGACAAATCATGAATTCATTCGGACGAAAGCTTATCTTAACAACCTTCGGCGAGAGTCACGGAGCGGCAATCGGCGGCGTGCTTGACGGATTTCCTGCGGGAGTTAAGATAGATGAGGAGTTTTTACAAGGCGAGCTTGATAAGCGAAAGCCGGGGCAGTCGAAATTCGCCACCGCAAGAAAAGAAGGCGACAAAATCGAAATTTTAAGCGGGATTTTTGAAGGCGTTAGCACGGGTACGCCGATTGGATTTGTCATCTACAACGAAAATCAAAAATCAAAAGATTATGAGAATTTGCGTGAAATTTTTCGCCCGGGACATGCTGATTATACATACTTTAAAAAATACGCAATTCGAGATCACAGAGGCGGCGGACGAAGCTCTGCAAGAGAAACTGCCGTGCGAGTGGCGGGCGGGGCGTTTGCTCAAATTTTATTAAATGAATTTGGTGTGAAAGTAGAGAGCGGCGTAAGCGGAGTAGGAACCGTAAAAGCGCAAAAATTTGACTTTGACGCAGCAGGGAATTCTGAAATTTTCGCACTTGATAAAGAAAATTTGATGATGGATGAGATTTTAAAAGCTAAACAAGCTCACGACAGCGTGGGGGCTAGCGTTATGACACGAATTTTAAACGCTCCTGCCGGGCTTGGCGAAGGGTTATACGACAAGCTTGACGCAAGACTTGCTGCTGCGATGATGAGCATAAACGGAGTAAAAGCAGTAGAAATCGGCGAGGGTGTAGAAGCAAGCGCAATGCTAGGAAGCGAGAATAACGACTGCATGAATGAAGCGGGCTTTCTCTCAAATCACGCAGGCGGAATACTTGGAGGCATGAGCACGGGGGCTGAAATTTTAATAACTACGCATTTTAAGCCGACTCCTTCGATATTTCTTGCTCAACAAACACAAAATATCCACGGCGAAAATGCGATCTGCGAGCTTCGCGGTAGACACGATCCGTGTATCGGTATCCGTGGAAGCGTCGTTGCAACCGCGATGGCAAGGCTTGTGATAGCTGATTTTATGCTTTTAAATTTGAGTGTAAATTTGGGGAATTTAAAGAAGATCTACAAACTATAGCTCAATTAAGCAAGCATCATATGTTCAATTTGAAACCTACAATGCTTGAACTATGTCCTTTATTTTAGCTATAAAATTAAAATATTCTTCCTTTAAGTCTTTTTTGGTTATCTCATTTGACATTTTGTTCTTAATTTTATGCTTTGCCTCTCTGCTTAGATTAAGTCTATTTATATTTTCAATCACCGACAGTTCGCTGTTATGCTCGTAATTACTAAAACCTTCTTTTTTTAATACTTTATTTATATATTCATCTTTATAGAAATCT is a window of Campylobacter sp. CCUG 57310 DNA encoding:
- the aroC gene encoding chorismate synthase — protein: MNSFGRKLILTTFGESHGAAIGGVLDGFPAGVKIDEEFLQGELDKRKPGQSKFATARKEGDKIEILSGIFEGVSTGTPIGFVIYNENQKSKDYENLREIFRPGHADYTYFKKYAIRDHRGGGRSSARETAVRVAGGAFAQILLNEFGVKVESGVSGVGTVKAQKFDFDAAGNSEIFALDKENLMMDEILKAKQAHDSVGASVMTRILNAPAGLGEGLYDKLDARLAAAMMSINGVKAVEIGEGVEASAMLGSENNDCMNEAGFLSNHAGGILGGMSTGAEILITTHFKPTPSIFLAQQTQNIHGENAICELRGRHDPCIGIRGSVVATAMARLVIADFMLLNLSVNLGNLKKIYKL